Proteins from one Bradyrhizobium amphicarpaeae genomic window:
- a CDS encoding helix-turn-helix transcriptional regulator encodes MSGFEHLDHLIDRIYEAGLIPSLWPEVLNEIGNAIGGNGGLLFAVRDGYVSGINSVNHDQTMRLFLQEGWSERDPLLPRAAALDYAGFLNDGDLLSEEEIATNGVYCDFYRRHGIGYRAGTIISIPSGDSIAIVMPRHQDNGPVPRDIVSFLDGLRPHLARASLTANRLGFERARAQADALQAIGLPGAILREGGKLLAANALFEALMPSLFQDRAERLTLTDVTADGLFLEALGTPFVGNSRPVRSLAIAAAMDRVPMVLHVVPVRGSARDIFTQATFMLIVTPVDRGAVPSAEVLQGLFDLTPAEAQVARGVAQAGSIDALAAKIGVTRETVRTQLKAVLSKTGLSRQQELVSLLAGKALRGG; translated from the coding sequence ATGAGTGGATTTGAGCATCTCGATCATCTGATTGACCGCATCTACGAGGCGGGGCTCATACCGTCTTTGTGGCCCGAGGTTCTCAATGAAATCGGGAACGCCATCGGCGGCAATGGCGGACTGCTTTTCGCGGTACGCGACGGCTATGTCAGCGGGATCAATTCTGTCAATCACGACCAGACCATGCGTCTTTTCTTGCAAGAGGGATGGAGCGAGCGCGATCCGCTGCTGCCGCGTGCCGCCGCTCTCGACTACGCCGGCTTCCTCAATGATGGAGACCTTCTATCGGAGGAGGAAATCGCGACCAATGGCGTCTACTGCGATTTCTACCGCAGGCACGGTATCGGCTACAGGGCCGGGACCATCATCTCGATACCGAGCGGCGATTCGATTGCGATCGTCATGCCGCGACATCAAGACAACGGACCTGTGCCGCGCGACATCGTCTCGTTCCTCGATGGCCTGAGGCCTCATCTGGCTCGGGCGTCCTTGACTGCAAACCGCCTTGGCTTTGAACGGGCGCGCGCGCAAGCCGATGCATTGCAGGCCATTGGACTGCCCGGAGCAATATTGCGCGAAGGTGGCAAGTTGCTCGCGGCGAACGCCCTGTTCGAGGCGCTGATGCCGTCGCTCTTCCAGGACCGCGCAGAGCGATTGACTCTGACCGATGTCACTGCGGACGGATTGTTCCTGGAGGCGCTGGGGACCCCGTTCGTTGGCAACAGCCGGCCCGTCAGGTCCCTCGCCATCGCAGCGGCGATGGACCGCGTACCGATGGTCCTGCATGTCGTCCCGGTGCGCGGATCGGCACGCGATATCTTCACGCAGGCCACCTTCATGCTTATCGTGACACCCGTCGATCGCGGCGCGGTACCGAGTGCGGAAGTCCTGCAAGGGCTGTTCGACCTGACGCCGGCAGAGGCCCAGGTCGCACGTGGAGTTGCACAGGCCGGATCGATCGATGCACTCGCAGCAAAAATCGGCGTAACGCGAGAGACGGTGCGCACGCAGCTCAAAGCCGTGCTTTCGAAGACCGGCCTTTCCCGTCAGCAGGAGCTCGTCAGCTTGCTCGCTGGCAAGGCGTTGCGCGGCGGTTAG
- a CDS encoding murein L,D-transpeptidase, with amino-acid sequence MTASVMLAGCDTDQVSLANNAKANQPVPPKLLAAMVEKDMDLQSPILVRLFKQEAELEVWKQARNGQFALLKTYPICRWSGDLGPKVREGDRQAPEGFYSINPSQMNPQSAYYLSFNTGYPNAFDKALGRTGSQLMVHGDCSSRGCYAMTDEQIAEIYSLGRESFFGGQKAFQLQAYPFRMTPVNMAKHRNNPNMPFWKMIKEGYDHFEVTRQEPKVDFCEKKYVFDATRAPDAKRDPVFDASAKCPAYVIPEDVVAAVRGKQARDEAEYAKLVAKGTPVARMNTGIDGGMNKIFAAKIPEGSTGLSEGAEGTTLQMLAMAKAPGTIPGHVNPPKPNLDSVASAPAPQEEPVVAVSPPASSRVATAQPAEKSGGFFSNLGRKMGMGSSETTATTPPPQATASVAPAAAPVTPPTAASRLKAAVTRFVPGHDKKEAPKPAATAAAKPAEPAKPDTRLAQTRPALKPSVSDGAGEATQIMGAAPVVSSNSFDSRFGAMK; translated from the coding sequence ATGACGGCCAGCGTGATGCTGGCCGGCTGCGACACCGACCAGGTGTCGCTCGCGAACAACGCCAAGGCCAACCAGCCCGTGCCGCCGAAGCTGCTCGCCGCGATGGTCGAGAAGGACATGGATCTGCAATCGCCGATCCTGGTGCGCCTGTTCAAGCAGGAGGCCGAGCTCGAGGTCTGGAAGCAGGCCCGCAACGGCCAGTTCGCGCTGCTCAAGACCTATCCGATCTGCCGCTGGTCGGGCGATCTCGGCCCCAAGGTGCGCGAAGGCGACCGCCAGGCGCCGGAGGGATTCTACTCGATCAATCCGAGCCAGATGAATCCGCAATCGGCCTACTACCTCTCGTTCAACACCGGCTATCCGAACGCGTTCGACAAGGCGCTGGGTCGCACCGGCTCGCAGCTGATGGTGCACGGCGACTGCTCGTCGCGTGGCTGTTACGCGATGACGGACGAGCAGATCGCGGAGATCTATTCGCTCGGCCGCGAGTCCTTCTTCGGCGGCCAGAAGGCGTTCCAGCTGCAGGCCTATCCGTTCAGGATGACGCCGGTGAACATGGCCAAGCACCGCAACAATCCGAACATGCCGTTCTGGAAGATGATCAAGGAAGGCTATGATCATTTCGAGGTGACGCGGCAGGAGCCGAAGGTCGATTTCTGCGAGAAGAAATATGTCTTCGACGCGACCCGCGCGCCCGATGCGAAGCGCGACCCGGTGTTCGACGCCTCGGCGAAGTGCCCGGCCTATGTGATTCCCGAGGACGTCGTCGCCGCCGTGCGCGGCAAGCAAGCCAGGGACGAGGCGGAATACGCCAAGCTGGTCGCCAAGGGCACGCCGGTGGCGCGCATGAACACCGGCATCGACGGCGGCATGAACAAGATCTTCGCCGCGAAGATTCCGGAAGGCTCGACCGGCCTGTCCGAGGGCGCCGAAGGCACCACGCTGCAGATGCTGGCGATGGCCAAGGCGCCGGGCACGATCCCCGGCCACGTCAATCCGCCCAAGCCGAATCTCGACAGCGTAGCGTCCGCGCCTGCGCCGCAGGAAGAACCGGTCGTCGCCGTCAGCCCGCCCGCGAGCAGCCGCGTCGCCACGGCTCAGCCCGCCGAGAAGTCCGGCGGCTTCTTCTCCAACCTCGGCCGCAAGATGGGCATGGGCTCGTCTGAGACGACCGCGACCACCCCGCCGCCGCAAGCCACGGCGTCCGTGGCCCCGGCAGCCGCGCCCGTGACGCCGCCGACCGCCGCATCACGGCTGAAGGCCGCCGTGACCCGGTTCGTGCCGGGGCATGACAAGAAGGAAGCGCCGAAGCCGGCCGCGACCGCAGCCGCCAAACCCGCCGAGCCGGCAAAGCCCGACACCCGCCTTGCCCAGACGCGGCCCGCGCTGAAACCATCCGTGTCGGATGGCGCAGGTGAAGCCACGCAGATCATGGGCGCCGCGCCGGTGGTGTCGTCGAACTCGTTCGACAGCCGCTTCGGGGCGATGAAGTAG
- a CDS encoding acetyl-CoA carboxylase carboxyltransferase subunit alpha, whose protein sequence is MQDQMRSYLDFEKPVAELDSKLDELRTLAASGTDIADEIGRIEDKAAQALADLYQNLTPWQKTLVARHPQRPHFNDFIKGLITEFTPLAGDRKFGEDEALVAGFGRFRGEAICVMGQEKGDSTESRIKHNFGMARPEGYRKCVRLMEMAERFGLPVLSLADSAGAYPGIGAEERGQAEAIARSTDACMALTVPNVAIITGEGMSGGAIAITTANKVLMLEHAIYSVISPEAASSILWRDGTKAQEAANNMKITAQDMLRFGVIDSILKEPVGGAHRDPAAMIATTGDAIAKAFDELRGMDGTAIRQQRRQKFLDIGRKLG, encoded by the coding sequence ATGCAAGACCAGATGCGCAGCTATCTCGACTTCGAAAAGCCCGTCGCCGAGCTCGACTCCAAGCTCGACGAGCTGAGGACGCTTGCGGCCTCCGGGACCGACATCGCCGACGAGATCGGGCGGATCGAGGACAAGGCGGCGCAGGCGCTGGCCGACCTTTATCAGAACCTGACGCCGTGGCAGAAGACGCTGGTCGCGCGGCATCCGCAGCGACCGCATTTCAACGATTTCATCAAAGGGCTGATCACCGAGTTCACGCCGCTCGCGGGCGACCGCAAGTTCGGCGAGGACGAGGCGCTGGTCGCCGGCTTCGGCCGCTTCCGCGGCGAAGCGATTTGCGTGATGGGCCAGGAAAAGGGCGATTCCACCGAGAGCCGCATCAAGCACAATTTTGGCATGGCGCGGCCGGAAGGCTACCGCAAATGCGTGCGGCTGATGGAGATGGCCGAGCGCTTCGGCCTGCCCGTGCTGTCGCTGGCCGATTCCGCCGGCGCCTATCCCGGCATCGGCGCCGAGGAACGCGGCCAGGCCGAAGCCATCGCGCGCTCGACCGATGCCTGCATGGCGCTGACCGTGCCGAACGTCGCCATCATCACCGGCGAAGGCATGTCGGGCGGCGCCATCGCCATCACCACCGCCAACAAGGTCTTGATGCTGGAGCACGCGATCTACAGCGTGATCTCACCGGAAGCGGCGTCCTCGATCCTGTGGCGCGACGGCACCAAGGCGCAGGAAGCCGCCAACAACATGAAGATCACCGCCCAGGACATGCTGCGCTTCGGGGTGATCGACAGCATTTTGAAGGAGCCGGTCGGCGGCGCCCACCGCGACCCCGCCGCCATGATCGCCACCACCGGCGACGCCATCGCCAAGGCCTTCGACGAGCTCCGGGGTATGGACGGGACCGCGATCCGCCAGCAGCGCCGGCAGAAATTCCTCGATATCGGCCGCAAACTGGGCTGA
- the xerD gene encoding site-specific tyrosine recombinase XerD: MRNPPSDAKLTGLFLDMLAAEQGAGPNTLDAYRRDLTDFSEFLTRVGHSFADAETQTLRDYLADLDSRGFKSTSVARRLSAMRHLYRFLLNERIRAEDPAAILSGPKRGRGLPKVLSIADVDRMLTRAKELSEAEDASPSKRLRSLRLYCLLEVLYATGLRVSELVALPRTAAKRDARMIVVRGKGNKERLVPLNEASRQAMADYLAATDSAKAEKKKDSLAASKWLFPSFGESGHLTRQHFARDLKELAVASGLQARLVSPHVLRHAFASHLLHNGADLRIVQTLLGHTDISTTQIYTHVVEERLKSLVRDLHPLAEK, encoded by the coding sequence ATGCGCAACCCGCCCTCAGATGCCAAGCTGACCGGCCTGTTCCTCGACATGCTCGCGGCGGAACAGGGCGCCGGGCCCAATACGCTCGACGCCTATCGCCGCGACCTCACCGATTTCTCGGAGTTCTTGACCCGCGTCGGGCACAGCTTTGCCGACGCCGAGACGCAGACGCTGCGCGACTATCTCGCCGATCTCGACAGCCGCGGCTTCAAATCCACCAGCGTCGCGCGGCGGCTGTCGGCGATGCGGCATCTCTACCGCTTCCTCCTTAACGAACGCATCCGGGCCGAGGATCCCGCCGCGATCCTGTCCGGCCCCAAGCGCGGCCGCGGCCTGCCGAAGGTGCTGTCGATTGCCGATGTCGATCGCATGCTGACACGCGCCAAGGAATTGAGCGAGGCGGAGGATGCCTCGCCGTCGAAGCGGCTGCGGTCTTTAAGGCTCTACTGCCTGCTCGAGGTGCTCTACGCCACGGGCCTGCGCGTCTCCGAGCTGGTGGCGCTGCCGCGCACGGCGGCCAAGCGCGACGCGCGCATGATCGTGGTGCGCGGCAAGGGCAACAAGGAGCGGCTGGTGCCGCTCAACGAGGCCTCGCGGCAGGCGATGGCGGATTATCTCGCGGCGACGGACAGCGCGAAGGCGGAGAAGAAGAAAGACAGCCTCGCCGCCTCGAAATGGCTATTCCCCTCGTTCGGCGAGAGCGGGCATCTGACGCGGCAGCATTTTGCCCGCGACCTCAAGGAGCTCGCGGTCGCCTCGGGGCTGCAGGCCCGGCTGGTCTCCCCGCACGTGCTGCGCCACGCCTTTGCCAGCCACCTCCTGCACAATGGTGCCGATCTGCGCATCGTGCAGACCCTGCTCGGCCACACCGACATTTCGACGACGCAGATCTATACCCACGTGGTCGAAGAGCGGCTGAAGAGCCTGGTGCGCGACCTGCACCCGCTGGCGGAGAAGTAG
- a CDS encoding shikimate kinase, translated as MSDAAVPMPASLETDILSALGARSIVLIGMMGVGKSTIGRRLALRLRLPFVDADTEIETSAQMTIPEIFERHGEPYFRDGEARVIARLLDGGPVVLATGGGAFMREETRARIAAKAVSVWLRADHDVIMRRVRRRADRPLLQTADPEGTVTRLLTEREPVYAHADLTIASRDVPHDKIVDETIEALRAHLCGEQAAPPPADVVSASR; from the coding sequence ATGTCCGACGCCGCCGTGCCGATGCCAGCTTCGCTAGAGACCGACATCCTGTCGGCGCTCGGGGCGCGCTCGATCGTGCTCATCGGTATGATGGGGGTGGGCAAATCCACGATCGGCCGCCGTTTGGCTCTCAGGCTCAGGCTGCCCTTCGTCGATGCCGACACCGAGATCGAGACCTCGGCCCAGATGACCATCCCGGAGATCTTCGAGCGCCACGGCGAGCCGTATTTCCGTGACGGCGAGGCGCGGGTGATCGCGCGGCTGCTCGACGGCGGGCCGGTGGTGCTGGCGACCGGCGGCGGCGCCTTCATGCGCGAGGAGACGCGCGCGCGCATCGCCGCGAAGGCGGTGTCGGTCTGGCTCAGGGCGGACCACGACGTCATCATGCGCCGCGTGCGGCGCCGTGCCGACCGCCCGCTGCTCCAGACCGCCGATCCCGAAGGGACGGTGACGCGCCTCCTCACCGAGCGCGAGCCGGTCTACGCCCATGCCGACCTCACCATCGCCTCGCGCGACGTGCCGCACGACAAAATCGTCGATGAGACCATCGAGGCGCTGCGCGCGCATCTCTGTGGTGAGCAAGCCGCCCCACCACCTGCCGACGTTGTGAGTGCGTCAAGATGA
- the aroB gene encoding 3-dehydroquinate synthase: MTAPLKHSDPVNVEVALGNRAYDIVIGRGVLASLGERVAALRPGVRTAIVTDRTVAKYWLEPAEASLAASGIPTSRIVVEEGEISKTYAGLERVSEALISARIERNDLVIALGGGVVGDLAGFAAAILRRGVDFVQVPTSLLAQVDSSVGGKTGINSPQGKNLLGAFHQPVLVIADTAVLDTLSPRQFRAGYAEVAKYGVLGDEAFFSWLETNHSDIVRGGSAREHAIATSCRAKAGVVSRDERETGERALLNLGHTFGHALEAATGFSDRLFHGEGVAIGMTLAAQFSARLGMIGEAEASRVERHLIEAGLPTRLQDIAGFAQEGLADADALMTLMAQDKKVTRGKLTFILLEAVGRAVIAKDVEPTPVRDFLKEKLAQKA; the protein is encoded by the coding sequence ATGACTGCGCCGTTGAAACATTCCGATCCCGTCAATGTCGAGGTCGCGCTGGGGAATCGCGCCTATGACATCGTCATCGGCCGCGGCGTGCTGGCCTCGCTCGGCGAACGGGTCGCGGCCTTGCGTCCCGGCGTGCGCACGGCGATCGTGACGGATCGCACCGTGGCGAAATACTGGCTGGAGCCCGCGGAAGCTTCGCTCGCCGCCAGCGGCATCCCGACCTCGCGCATCGTGGTCGAGGAAGGCGAGATCTCCAAGACCTATGCGGGCCTGGAGAGGGTCAGCGAGGCCCTGATATCGGCCAGGATCGAGCGCAACGATCTTGTCATCGCGCTCGGTGGCGGCGTGGTCGGCGATCTCGCCGGCTTTGCCGCTGCGATCCTGCGCCGCGGCGTCGATTTCGTGCAGGTGCCGACCTCGCTGCTGGCGCAGGTCGATTCATCCGTCGGCGGCAAGACCGGCATCAACTCGCCGCAGGGCAAGAACCTGTTGGGGGCCTTCCACCAGCCGGTGCTGGTCATTGCCGATACCGCCGTGCTCGACACGCTGTCGCCGCGCCAGTTCCGCGCCGGCTATGCCGAGGTCGCCAAATACGGCGTGCTCGGCGACGAGGCCTTCTTCAGCTGGTTGGAGACGAACCATTCCGACATCGTCAGGGGCGGCTCGGCGCGCGAGCATGCGATCGCGACGTCCTGCCGCGCCAAGGCCGGTGTCGTCTCGCGCGACGAGCGCGAGACCGGCGAGCGCGCACTGCTCAATCTCGGCCACACCTTCGGTCACGCGCTGGAAGCCGCGACCGGGTTCTCCGACCGCCTCTTCCACGGCGAGGGCGTCGCGATCGGCATGACGCTGGCCGCGCAGTTCTCGGCCAGACTCGGCATGATCGGCGAAGCCGAGGCGTCGCGCGTCGAACGTCACCTCATCGAGGCCGGCCTGCCGACGCGCCTGCAGGATATCGCGGGCTTCGCGCAGGAGGGGCTTGCCGATGCCGACGCGCTGATGACGCTGATGGCGCAGGACAAGAAGGTCACGCGCGGCAAGCTCACCTTCATCCTGCTGGAGGCGGTGGGGCGTGCGGTGATCGCGAAGGATGTCGAGCCGACCCCGGTGCGTGATTTCCTGAAAGAGAAGCTTGCGCAGAAGGCGTGA
- a CDS encoding HlyC/CorC family transporter — protein sequence MDWLGFTIVILCLLVSGFFAASETALTGASRASMLRLSKQGNRDADVVSDLLDMRERLIGALLLGNNIANISASALATSIFTAWFGDVGVLYATGLMTALVVIFAEVLPKTIAINAPDRMALAVARPMRLTMYVLGPLLKIVEVIVRLLLRLFGLAGEHQAILSPTERLRGAVDLLHHEGKFEKQDRDMLGGLLDLRELQVSDVMIHRTEMMMINADLPPEELVREVLATEYTRIPLWREKPENIIGVLHAKDLLRAIRAADGDTSRIDVSTIALPPWFVPEMRPVSEQLKAFRRRKTHFALVVDEYGEVEGLVTLEDILEEIVGDISDEHDVVVAGVRAQPDGSVVVDGSVPIRDLNRAMDWHLPDEEATTVAGLVIHEARSIPDRGQSFTFHGFRFRVLRRERNRITALRISPVPREAELEGAKPRRAGTSF from the coding sequence ATGGACTGGCTCGGATTCACCATCGTTATTCTCTGCCTGCTCGTCTCCGGCTTCTTCGCCGCGAGCGAGACCGCGCTGACCGGCGCCTCGCGCGCCAGCATGCTCCGCCTGTCCAAGCAGGGTAATCGCGACGCCGACGTCGTCTCGGATCTGCTCGACATGCGCGAGCGCCTGATCGGGGCGCTGCTGCTCGGCAACAACATCGCCAATATCAGCGCGTCCGCGCTTGCGACCTCGATCTTCACGGCCTGGTTCGGCGATGTCGGCGTGCTCTATGCGACCGGGTTGATGACCGCGCTGGTCGTGATCTTCGCGGAGGTATTGCCCAAGACCATCGCCATCAACGCGCCCGACCGGATGGCGCTCGCGGTCGCGCGCCCGATGCGGCTGACCATGTATGTGCTGGGTCCGCTGCTCAAGATCGTCGAGGTCATCGTGCGCCTGCTGCTGCGCCTGTTTGGCCTCGCCGGCGAGCACCAGGCGATCCTGTCGCCGACCGAGCGCCTGCGCGGCGCGGTCGACCTGCTGCACCACGAGGGCAAGTTCGAGAAGCAGGACCGCGACATGCTCGGCGGCCTTTTGGACCTGCGCGAGCTCCAGGTTTCCGACGTCATGATCCATCGCACCGAGATGATGATGATCAACGCCGATTTGCCGCCGGAAGAGCTGGTGCGCGAGGTGCTGGCGACCGAATACACCCGCATTCCGCTATGGCGCGAGAAGCCCGAGAACATCATCGGCGTGCTCCACGCCAAGGACCTGCTGCGCGCGATCCGTGCCGCCGATGGCGACACCTCGCGCATCGACGTCTCCACCATCGCGCTGCCGCCCTGGTTCGTGCCGGAGATGCGGCCGGTGTCCGAGCAGCTCAAGGCGTTCCGCCGGCGCAAGACGCATTTTGCACTGGTCGTCGACGAGTACGGCGAAGTCGAAGGCCTGGTGACGCTGGAAGACATCCTGGAGGAGATCGTCGGCGACATCTCCGACGAGCACGACGTCGTGGTCGCGGGCGTGCGGGCCCAGCCGGACGGCTCGGTCGTGGTCGACGGCTCGGTGCCGATCCGCGACCTCAACCGCGCCATGGACTGGCATCTGCCCGATGAAGAGGCAACCACGGTGGCCGGACTCGTCATCCACGAGGCGCGCTCGATCCCCGACCGCGGCCAGAGTTTCACCTTCCACGGCTTCCGCTTCCGCGTCCTGCGCCGCGAGCGCAACCGCATCACCGCGCTCCGTATTTCACCGGTGCCGCGCGAAGCAGAGCTGGAAGGGGCCAAGCCGAGACGGGCGGGGACGTCGTTCTAG
- a CDS encoding BolA family protein: protein MVMKDTISNKLQEAFTPESLQVVDESLLHEGHSGHRPGGETHFRVYIVSDAFKGKSRVDRHRMINSALAAELAGSVHALAIQAKAPGEG from the coding sequence ATGGTTATGAAAGACACTATCAGCAACAAGTTGCAGGAAGCTTTCACGCCGGAAAGCCTGCAAGTCGTCGACGAGTCACTTTTGCATGAGGGCCATTCCGGCCATCGGCCGGGCGGTGAGACGCACTTCCGTGTCTATATTGTATCCGATGCCTTCAAAGGGAAGAGCCGGGTCGACCGACACCGGATGATAAATTCGGCGCTGGCTGCGGAACTGGCAGGCAGCGTGCACGCGCTGGCGATTCAGGCCAAGGCGCCGGGGGAAGGTTGA
- a CDS encoding J domain-containing protein, which translates to MPIDSSKFFDSIRVKPRGKQPEVKPRDTAVGCEWAGCQNKGAHRAPKGRENQREYWHFCLNHVREYNQNYNFFSGMNADAVARYQKDALTGHRPTWKMGANGGVKKGAEAEIDGAFDPFSMFQELNGRTGWRKGPEAEPKAETRKVMNAERKALQVMGLGPSATLADVKTKYKALVKQHHPDANGGDRSTEDRLIEIIKAYNYLKTVVREA; encoded by the coding sequence ATGCCGATCGATTCATCGAAGTTCTTCGACTCCATCCGCGTCAAGCCGCGGGGCAAGCAGCCGGAAGTGAAGCCGCGCGACACCGCGGTAGGCTGCGAATGGGCCGGATGCCAGAACAAGGGCGCGCATCGTGCCCCGAAGGGCCGCGAGAACCAGCGCGAGTACTGGCACTTCTGCCTGAACCACGTGCGCGAATACAACCAGAACTACAATTTCTTCTCCGGCATGAATGCCGATGCGGTCGCGCGCTACCAGAAGGACGCGCTGACCGGCCACCGTCCGACCTGGAAGATGGGCGCCAATGGCGGCGTCAAGAAGGGCGCGGAAGCCGAGATCGATGGTGCCTTCGATCCGTTCAGCATGTTCCAGGAGCTCAACGGCCGCACCGGCTGGCGCAAGGGCCCCGAAGCGGAGCCCAAGGCCGAAACGCGCAAGGTGATGAACGCCGAGCGCAAGGCGCTCCAGGTCATGGGCCTCGGCCCCAGCGCTACGCTCGCCGACGTCAAGACCAAGTACAAGGCGCTGGTGAAGCAGCACCACCCCGACGCCAATGGCGGCGACCGCTCCACCGAGGATCGCCTGATCGAGATCATCAAGGCGTACAATTATCTGAAGACGGTGGTGCGGGAGGCGTAG
- a CDS encoding citrate synthase/methylcitrate synthase, with protein MNIHLTKSQIGLDGVPAAETVLSHVDGERGELIIAGEHVGRLAAISSFEGVTARLWNGAGKTNLTEANVRSHLGLARERAFARLPDLLPATRGMGIVDGFRAAVAGLRAENGLEHEATIVGAFPVIAGALVRRAKGLEPLAPDPNASHAADTLRMLRGATPETREVAALDAYLVTASDHGMNASTFTARVVASTQADLFAAVTAGYCALTGPLHGGAPEPVLEMLDAIGSRERIQPWVDAALARGERMMGFGHRVYRVRDPRADVLKTAVEALASNGTDLPFAGEVEAYIRSALRKKNPERPLETNVEFFTAILLDALAIPRQAFTPIFAVARAAGWTAHAREQQRTGRLIRPSSSYVGAMPEA; from the coding sequence ATGAACATTCACCTCACCAAGAGCCAGATCGGGCTGGACGGCGTTCCCGCGGCCGAGACGGTCCTGAGCCATGTCGATGGCGAGCGCGGCGAACTGATCATCGCCGGCGAACATGTCGGCCGCCTGGCCGCTATCTCGAGCTTTGAGGGCGTCACCGCCCGGCTCTGGAACGGCGCCGGCAAGACCAACCTCACCGAAGCAAATGTGCGCTCACACCTGGGCTTGGCGCGCGAACGTGCCTTCGCGCGGCTGCCGGACTTGCTGCCGGCGACGCGGGGCATGGGCATCGTCGACGGGTTTCGCGCGGCGGTCGCCGGCCTTCGCGCGGAGAACGGGCTGGAGCACGAGGCGACGATCGTCGGCGCGTTTCCGGTGATCGCGGGTGCGCTGGTGCGGCGCGCCAAAGGGCTCGAGCCGCTCGCGCCCGATCCGAATGCGAGCCATGCCGCCGACACCTTGCGGATGCTGCGCGGCGCCACGCCCGAAACCCGCGAGGTCGCCGCGCTCGATGCCTATCTCGTCACCGCCAGCGACCACGGCATGAACGCCTCGACCTTCACCGCGCGCGTGGTGGCTTCGACGCAAGCCGATCTGTTCGCCGCGGTCACGGCGGGTTATTGCGCGCTGACGGGTCCGCTGCATGGCGGCGCGCCGGAGCCGGTGCTGGAAATGCTGGATGCGATCGGCTCGCGCGAGCGGATCCAGCCCTGGGTCGATGCGGCGCTGGCCCGCGGCGAGCGGATGATGGGCTTTGGTCATCGCGTCTATCGTGTGCGCGATCCGCGCGCCGACGTGCTCAAGACCGCGGTCGAGGCGCTGGCGTCCAACGGCACCGATTTGCCGTTTGCCGGCGAGGTCGAGGCCTATATCCGCAGCGCGCTACGGAAGAAAAATCCAGAGCGGCCGCTGGAGACGAATGTCGAGTTCTTCACCGCGATCCTGCTCGATGCGCTGGCGATTCCAAGGCAGGCGTTCACGCCGATCTTTGCGGTGGCACGCGCCGCAGGCTGGACCGCGCATGCACGCGAGCAGCAGCGGACCGGACGGCTGATCAGGCCGAGTTCGTCCTACGTGGGCGCGATGCCGGAAGCTTGA